Proteins encoded together in one Apus apus isolate bApuApu2 chromosome Z, bApuApu2.pri.cur, whole genome shotgun sequence window:
- the CZH5orf63 gene encoding glutaredoxin-like protein C5orf63 homolog, whose protein sequence is MVLCFLSRTLQLARHSSSPLGRQLCAASTNKPVLTLFTKKPCPLCDEAKEVLEPYKRRFILQEVDITHPDNSVWYDKYKYDIPVFHLNGKFLMKHRVDIQKFEDRLAKLELQNERNQ, encoded by the exons AtggtgctttgttttctgagcaGAACACTTCAACTAGCAAGACATTCATCCAGTCCACTGGGAAGACAGCTCTGTGCAGCCAGCACAAATAAGCCAGTGTTGACTTTATTCACCAAG aaacCATGTCCTCTATGTGATGAAGCAAAAGAAGTGCTTGAGCCGTATAAGAGAAGG TTTATTTTGCAGGAGGTGGATATTACCCATCCAGACAACTCGGTGTGGTATGATAAATACAAATATGACattcctgtttttcatttaaatgggAAGTTCCTAATGAAGCATCGAGTAGACATTCAAAAGTTTGAGGACCGGCTTGCGAAGCTAGAGTTGCAAAATGAGAGAAACCAATGA